Proteins from one Bacteroides zhangwenhongii genomic window:
- a CDS encoding DHH family phosphoesterase, translated as MLTKVIEQAKIDHFTKWFERADKIVIVSHVSPDGDAIGSSLGLYHFLDSQEKTVNVIVPNAFPDFLKWMPDSKDILLYDRYKEFADKLLAEADVICCLDFNALKRIEDMADAVAASPARKILIDHHLYPEDFCKITMSYPKISSTSELVFRLICRMGYFDEISKEGAECIYTGMMTDTGGFTYNSNNREIYFIISELLSKGIDKDDIYRKVYNTYSESRLRLMGYVLSNMTVYSDCNSALITLTKAEQSKFHYIKGDSEGFVNIPLSIKNVRFSCFLREDTEKPMIKISLRSVGTFPCNQLAAEFFNGGGHLNASGGEFFGTMEEAKAVFEKALEKYKPLLTAKS; from the coding sequence AATAGTATCTCATGTATCTCCTGACGGTGATGCAATCGGTTCATCACTGGGATTATATCATTTCTTGGATTCTCAGGAAAAGACAGTGAACGTAATTGTGCCTAATGCATTTCCCGATTTCCTCAAGTGGATGCCGGACAGTAAGGACATTCTTTTGTATGACCGCTATAAAGAGTTTGCGGATAAACTGCTTGCTGAGGCCGATGTCATCTGTTGCTTGGACTTCAACGCACTGAAACGCATCGAAGATATGGCGGATGCCGTAGCTGCTTCTCCTGCACGTAAGATACTGATAGACCATCATTTGTATCCCGAAGACTTCTGTAAGATAACGATGTCCTACCCGAAGATTTCTTCTACTTCCGAACTGGTGTTCCGCCTTATTTGCCGGATGGGCTATTTCGACGAGATTTCTAAAGAAGGTGCCGAGTGTATCTATACGGGCATGATGACCGATACGGGTGGTTTTACCTATAATTCCAACAATCGGGAGATCTACTTCATTATCAGCGAACTCCTTTCCAAAGGCATTGATAAAGACGATATCTATCGTAAGGTGTACAACACCTATTCCGAGAGCCGTTTGCGGCTGATGGGATATGTCTTGTCGAACATGACTGTCTATTCGGATTGCAACTCGGCATTAATTACACTGACAAAAGCCGAACAAAGTAAGTTCCACTATATAAAAGGGGATAGTGAAGGCTTTGTCAATATCCCTCTCAGCATTAAGAACGTTCGCTTTTCCTGCTTTTTGCGGGAAGATACAGAGAAACCGATGATTAAAATTTCCCTCCGTTCGGTCGGGACTTTTCCGTGCAATCAGTTGGCTGCCGAATTCTTTAACGGTGGCGGCCACTTGAACGCGTCCGGAGGTGAATTTTTCGGAACGATGGAAGAGGCAAAAGCTGTTTTCGAGAAAGCGCTTGAGAAATATAAGCCTCTATTAACAGCCAAAAGCTAA